The region CTCTCCTCACATTTGCTCCCGGCTTATTGCTCATCGCGTCTCCGGCTGACCAAGACCTTTCCGCCGTCGCATCCGAATGGAAGGAAAAGGCGCCGATGACGGTGGTCCTCGAAACGACCCAGGGGAATGTCGAAATCGAACTCATGCCCTCGGTCGCTCCTCTCGCCGTGGCGAACTTTGTAACCCACGTGAAAGACGGCTACTACGACGGCCTGACCTTTCACAGGGTGATCCCGGGGTTCATGATTCAAGGAGGCGATCCGACCGCTTCCGGCCGGGGTGGGGAGTCCATTTGGGGCAAAACCTTCCCGGATGAATTCTCCCCCGAGGTTCGATTTGACGAAACGGGTCTCTTGGCCATGGCCAACGCAGGTCCACAAACGAACGGGAGCCAGTTTTTCATCACCACGGCCACCCCGCGTCATCTCAACGACCGTCATACGATCTTCGGTAAAGTTACAACCGGCTATGAGAACGTCGAGGCCATTGGAAACGTAAAGACAGGCTGGGGCGACAAACCGATCGAGGATCAGAAGATCATCAAGGCGTATGTGAAAGAGTAGGGGGGATAGCGAACGTTCAACGTTGAACTCTAAACGTCCAAATTTGAGATGCTTTCTTTCGAAGTTGAGCGTTCGATGTTCAAAATTTTGCGTTTGCTATCTTTCGACGTAGTAGCGCCCAGCCCAAATTCATCGGGAAAAGCCGGGCATGGCCAAAA is a window of Verrucomicrobiota bacterium DNA encoding:
- a CDS encoding peptidylprolyl isomerase — translated: MTVVLETTQGNVEIELMPSVAPLAVANFVTHVKDGYYDGLTFHRVIPGFMIQGGDPTASGRGGESIWGKTFPDEFSPEVRFDETGLLAMANAGPQTNGSQFFITTATPRHLNDRHTIFGKVTTGYENVEAIGNVKTGWGDKPIEDQKIIKAYVKE